Part of the Nerophis ophidion isolate RoL-2023_Sa linkage group LG11, RoL_Noph_v1.0, whole genome shotgun sequence genome is shown below.
catcttggaagtatgctatcTTTTTAGGTAAGTTTGTATGTTTAAACTTAAAAATCAAAGATTTGGATATTTGGAGCCATCTTggttaggctgaccatattctgaaatcccaaaaagaggacatatatatgtgtgccaaggcgggcagcatgcCAAGACcgggagtaggtgaaaatttgccaatgatacgcgaacttgctttataaatattatatttatttaaataaagcattttttcttctctgttgactgctgtgttggTGCTAgggattttcaaaatggggtacccgggaccccatcaagtcataaaaatggggtcccacagtaaatttttggggtcccacttttttgtaagcgttttgaaaacaaatgataaatgtattcattatcctgttgtatctcacattctatatcgtgttttggaaaaaggttgtcataaacgttacttaattcattaaaaaaataataaaaaaagaaaacaaatgtgtatacatatgtaaatgtattcagttataaacattcattcactttcttctttccttcatggatgctggtagttttttctatgtttttatttaataagttgtaggtgtatttatttcagtataaaagtgtaaaaagtgttttgcttcggtcatgaaatgatgataatggtgtgccagggcatacatacattttatatttaacgcttaaatctctggagtctacatcaacttcacatctatcccttatttcaaaatgttttagtttttttatgttgtttttttttgtttgtttgttttccgccttttttgtcaaacaaaactatgtttttaatggcagacacacaaaatatgcaaaatcttccaccaaaaattttTTTCTtactggaatatttgatgtgaagtaatgggaaccttggataggtcaaatattcataataacattgattttgattcaaaattatgttttgagcaatgacaggttGAAAGAACATTTGCAACTTTTTAtgaattacatttcaccttttaaGCTTGttcatttcacttttgttatgttttagtttattttaatagtatttttagaatgtgccgtgggccttcaaaacattagctgtgggccgcaaatggcctctttggcacacttttgacaccccttctataaataataaaaaatcaaatctgataaatctatcgcgTTTATCATAAtacacagtcaccatctctgtttcagtaaacaatgacggtaatgacgtcactgtcagcgatgctaacttgtcagccagTCCTTCAAAAGACTCCATTTGAACACTCCTGgcacattaacacttcaaaaggcaaaCAACTGCCCGTTTTTTTGgcctgcaaagtatgtttttgaggtggaggagtctgctcaggtgctggttagcttgaagctaacagaTAGCCTGTCTTCATCCTCGAACGATGTGGATCCAGCGgcagataaaagtgaagtttccatgaactcacaaatactaaaataactcatttactggagttaaaaatgttgactttacacacaccttagtgtttaccaagaagtctatttccttttcccggcaaaactcgaacaaacacttcctgtcaatagcgtcTCTTCCCTAAtttccccggaagtcccgccccccagccaaagccattggctaacaccccgtagccagctgcTACAATATTTACCGCTAGAATTCactaactcgagtatttcatatatatatataaatatgtatatatataaacaacgacgagttgagtttataccaaaatggatacatggatgatacagcagaggattgggagaatgtcatgtgatcagatgaaaccaaaatagaactttttggtataaactcaactcgtcatgtttggaggaaaaataatactgagttgcatcccaagaacaccatacctactgtgacgcattggggtggaaacatcatgttttggggctgttttttgctaaggggacaggacgattgatccgtgttaaggaaagaatgaatggagttagattttgagccaaaacctccttccatcagtgagagctttgaatggttgaccaaatacttattttccaccataatttacaattaaattatttaaaatccttacaatgtgatttcctggatttttttttcacattctgtctctcacagttgaagtgtacctttgatgaaaattacagccctctctcatcattttaagtgggagaacttgcacaatcggtggctgactaaatacttttttgccccattgtgtgtgtgtgtgtttgaaaatacacgcaactctaattcaaaatgccggacatttaacgcattttttaaaaaaaacgccCGGACACTCAGGacacccccgcaaaagaggacatgtccggggaaaagaggacgtatggtcagcctaatgttggtagtagtactaacTTTTTCTTAGATAtgcatgctgatgttagcatgcaagcttttTATGTCTGCATTCTTGCTAATTTCATTCAtatgaacctaaaaatcatgcattttgatacttggcgtcaTCTTATTAGTACGTTAAATTTTCCCATGTTAtcatgataacattagcatgctaatgtttcatgttagctttttagctaattttgtatgtttaaacttaAAAATCAATGACTTTGATACTTGCCGCtttcttagaagtatgctaacttcttcaatatcaaatcaactttatttataaagcacatttaaaatttaccacaggagtAGCCAAaatgctgtacaatgggcaggataaaggataatacgagaaccgagaaaacaacacaacacaaacagaacatgataagaaataaatatacaaataaaacataaaaacacggatgctgatatccgatatcaaTATCATATCGATACACCTCCAGGTAATAGTATCAAAATGGATGCTTTTTTTTACTACAATGTCTTATTTCTCGCATTGTTACTGGTTTTGTTGAGTTTTTTTCAACAATAtgctgcgggccacactttggactcccctactgtaaaatatatacatgtttactttCTTATCAATTATCCTTCCTGAAGCTGAAATGTGAGGGGTGTGTTCCCTTTATTTGGAGCTTTGTGCACGAGGTTTGATTTGTATCCCAACATGGAGGTCCTTCCTGTGGCTGGTGTTCTCCGAAGCAGTCCGTTGAGACGAATTGAGTCTTCTGTCGGCGCCATATGGCAGCTTCTTATCCCCATTGACACCCAAGGAAGGAACTTAAAGCATGATCCTCCTCTAATCCCCCCCCCGCCTTTCCCACTCCACAGATCCGCAGCGTGGATTTCCTGCCAGTGGATTATGAGATCGAGTACATCTGCAGGGGGAACCGGGTGATCCTGGGACCCAAAGTCAGGAAGTGTTTGCCCAACCGCACGTGGACGGACATCTCACAACACAGCAGATGTTGTGAGTCCTCTTCTCCTAAACCACCCTGCTTGAAAAGCCATGTGCTCATTCATTCTACATGCATATTACCTTTAAGGCACAGGAGGAGGACAGCAAATGTCATATAAAAtccttattttaatgtattatttttgccTTTGACCATGAGTGGAAATTGTTTGTGGTCGGGCCTGCCCCCATGAGGCCCGGGTCCCCCCtctaatgggctcaccacccttAGCAGGGGCCTTAGAGgctgggtgcaatgtgagctcggcggcagcctaagcagggcacttggtggtccgatACTCGGCTACATAATCTAGCTCTTGGGCCGTGGAACTTGacctcgctgggggggaaggagcctgagttaGTTCGCAAGGTGGAGAAgatccggctagatatagtcggactcacttcgatgcgcagaaagggctctggaaccagttccctTGAAaggagctggactctcttccactctggcgttgcacacgacgggctggggtggcaaatcttgttgccccccggctcaaagcctgcacgttgcaGTTTGaaccagtggacgagagggtagcttccatctgccttcgggtggggggacgggtcctgactgttgtttgtgtttTGGCACCAAACAGCAGCTTAGAGTACCCATCCGttttggattcactcgagggagtaTTGGAGGTTGCTGCCGTGGGTTATTTCTTTGTTCTACTGGGGGATTTCAACGCTCATATTGGCAACGACAGTAAAACCTGCATaggtgtgattgggaagaatggctgcctggatctgaacccgagtggtgtttttttattggacttttgtgctcgtcacatattgtccataacaaacaccatgttcaaacataagtgtgtccatatgtgcacttggcaccaggacaccctaggtcgcagttccatgatcgactttgtagttttgTAGACTCGGGTGAAGAAAGgggtggagctttctaccgatcaccacctggttgggaattggctgcgatggtggaggAGGATGCCGACCAGaccctggcaggcccaaacgtacTGTGAGGGTCTGCTGAGGGTCTAGTAGAATCTCCTGTCAGACAGAGTTCCAATTCCCACCTCcgaaagaactttgaacatgtctcgAGGGatatgctggacattgagtccgagtggaccatgttccgtatctctattgtcgaggcgactGATTgtagctgtggctgcaaggtggTTGGTTGGTGCCTGTTGTGTCTGCAATCCTAGAACtgcgtcaagctgaagaaagagtctttTTGGGTCATTTTGGCTCATGGAACTCCGgtggcagcagacaggtacctaCAGGCATAGTGGCGTGTGGACATCAGGGTAtttcagggaagccatggaaaacgacttccggacggcttccaagcgattctggaccatcatctgccgcctcaggaaggggaagcagtgcactgtcaatactgtgtatggtgaggatagtgttctgctgacctcgactgcggatgttgtggatcagtggagggaatacttcaaagacctcctcaatcctaccaacacgtcttcctacgaGTAAGCAGTGCCTGGGCAGTCTGTGAtgggctctcttatttctggggctgaggttgccgaggtagttaaaaagctcctcagtggcaaggccccgggggtggatgaggaacagtgtgttttttgttgtggtcgtggaactgtggacgagttctatactctcggcagagtcctCTTGGTGcattggagtttgcccaaccagtctacatgtgctttgtggacttggagaaggcatgaaagtatggggtatcggactgtctctCTGCAtgatcagagcttggtccgcattgccggcagtaaattaGACCagattccagtgagggttggactccgctaagtctgccctttgtcaccgattctgttcataacttttatggacagaatttctaggcgcagtcagggctttGAGGTGATCCTGTTTGGTGGCTGTaggattatgtctctgctttttgcagatggtgTGGTCCTGCTGGTTAATCCAGCCAggatcttcagatctcactggattggttcgcagccgactgggatgagaatcggcacctttaagtccgagttcatggttcttgcccggaaaagggtggagttccatctccgggttggggaagagatcttgtcccatgtggaggagttcaagtactttggAGACTTGTTCAgtggtgagggaagagtggattatgagatcgacaggcggataggTGCGGCGTCTTGAGTAATGCAgatgctgtaccgatccgttgtggtgaagaaggagctgagccggaaggcaaagctctcaatttaccggtcgatttacgttcccatcctaacctatggtcataagctttgggttatgaccgaaaggacaagatcttgggtacaagcggccgaaatgagtttcctcctccgagtcgtggggttctcccttagagatagggtgagaagctctgtcatccaggaggagctcaaactaaagccgctgctcctcgacATCGAGAGGAGacaaatgaggtggttcaggcatctggtcaggatgccacccgaacgcctccctagggaggtgtttaaggcacgtccgattggtaggaggccactgggaagactcaggacacgttgggaagactatgtctcccggatggcctgggaacacctcgagaTTCCCtgtgaggagctggacgaagtggcccgggagagggaagtctgggcttctctacttagggTGGTGTCCCCGTGACCCGACCGCAGATAagtggaataagatggatggatggatggatggatggatggatgatggataaaGGTTTTCCAGCGTCAATAAATCGCTATGTGTATGCTTCAAGAGCATTCACGCTTTTCATCAGTTTCAGCCGCAGTGCGCGTTTTTTTGCTATGGCGGAATGTAAAAGAAGGGAGGCAATCATCTTGTTTTTTATTAAGTGTATTCGACTCTGTGCGGCGAAGCGATGCCGCTGGCCAGCTAGCATCACATAGTGCAGACCTCGCCAACCCATGGCTcccgagccgcatgcggctcttacATCTATATAGAAGTTTGTTTTTATAATATGCGTGTTCGGCGGGCGAGACGGTCTGTAAGAGTGATCACTCTTTCGTATCGGTAGTAATAATTACCGCTCCAACGGTTAGTAGTACCGTATTGCATTAAAATGGTCTAAACATATTTGTTGAATGATGCttgaacaaaatattaatgtaagttcataaaccttaaaaagaaatgcaacaatgcaatattcagtgttgacagttggatattttgtggacatgttccataaatattgatgttaaagatttctttttttgtgaagaaatgtttagaattaagttcatgaatccagatggatctctattacaatccccaaagagggcaccttaagttgatgagtctatgtgtagaaatctgtatgtATAAtttaatcatttgtttatttttcaacaagtttttaattattttgatatctttttttccaaaaagtacaagaaagaccactacaaatgagcaatattttgcactgttacacaatttaataaatcagaaactgatgacatagtgctgtattttacttctttatctttttttttttcaaccaaaaatgctttgctctgattagggggtacttgaattacaaacaTGTTcccatggggtacatcactgaaaaaaggttgagaaccactgatataattCATAACCGTGATTATTTTGACATaactttatttagccattttgttggctgtaccccgccttctttgttgggtgtaccccgcccactGCCACcccgaagagaataagcggtagaaaatggacccACTCCTTTGCAGAGACAGAACCTATGCTAttgtttgttattgttattttcatTAGAGTGCAAAATTGTTCCTACAGACAAAGTATATTATATTttaattgtatattttatttgacttggtatttaaaagtttacatccattcatccatccattttttaccgcttgtcccttttgggtcgcggggggttgctggagcctgtctcagccgcttccgggcagtaggcggggtacaccctggacaagtcgccaccttatcgcaggagaAACACAAGTTGATTATATTTCAAAGAGTATACTTCCATTATTGTTATATGTTGTCATTACGTCAGTGGTTAACTTGGTCTCAAAAAAATGATGTCAATAATATcgtttatcggcaataatttgtCGGTCAATATATtgtcaaaaaaaaattgttcccgGCCCATTCCTACCCTGATTTATAGTATCAAAAGTACCAATATTTTGATTTGGGAATCAATATTGGAGCATAAAGATCTGATATCGGCATAATTGATATTTCAGTAATGATCCGCTCATCACTTGTTACAAGAATTCGCTGATACCAATACCTCCAAAAAGTGCCGTATCGGCATCAGAGCATCCCTGtatttaagtgattctttggcctaCCAATGGATGGCACTGACATACCACAGCAGTTTCAGAATCACTGGGCTGGATATTAGTTGGTAATGGAGGACATCTGGGATCCCTGGTGATGCCCTTTAGCTATttatgtttctgtgtgtgtgttttctctgTTTTGCAGTGTTGCTGTGTCCTCGCGTGTGGACGTCTTTGGAGAATGGTCAGGTGACGGCAAAGCCGCCAGGGCAGCCGGTGGAGGGCACGGTTCTGCATTACAGGTGTCATGGCGGCTTCATCCTGGAGGGCAGGAACGTCAGCCATTGTACCAAACTGGGGAAGTGGGATGCTCCCAAACCCATCTGCCTCTGTGAGTATCCCACAAAGTTCATGAATTTGGGGCTGCTCGGCGATAAATTAGCCAACCAATCAGATGGGAGTCGTCACAAAACAAACACTTGTTTATCTTTAGCACAGCCAGACGAAGTGAAAGATGAATCCTGGCTCAAAGTAAAACAAAGGTAAATATCCTAAATGCTCCAATTAAAGCCTCAAATAATCTTTCGATACATTGTCTATAAGCAAATAGCCTTTATTTGCAAACTCGAATTAGTGCCAACAACACTAGCATTAACGACTGCGGCTGTAGACAActtctttatttagtttttaaaatCAAAATCTCACAATGGTGCTGTAGCAGCTGCATTTAAAGTAATGGGCCCATTCattgcggtttacctgacacatgaaacacgACAAATTTTGGGGTATGCACTATCCTCCTTAGCCAGCAGATGGCAGTAAAGTGCTGAAAATCTtacaatgtgttttgtggcaattccaactttgaccgtAGCGTCAGTTGCTTTgtcgagtggcgctttccatcattttcagcagaaaaTTATGAATACCCTCTTTCCTATAATTTAGCTTGATCTTGCACTTTACAATGTTGCTTGTGTTACTCCAGCTCTGGTCATGTTTTTTGCACTTATCGGTGCTTTTAATGCTGACTGTGCAGTTTGCTTCTTATCACTATGACAACATCGGTCCTGTTATGTTTTACGACATACTTGTTGATAAATCACCGTTTGGTCAAAGACAGCCCATTGTCCTTTTCACTTTTTCATGCACTCCAAATCATTAttttaaagaaaaagaaagaaagattaTTACATATGATGAGCTTGCATTCAGTTAAAGTCCCAGCTGTATTTAGAGCATTTACAGTAAATTTGAATAATACTACTGTCGGAATGCAGTTGTTCGCTTTATTGTGAAAGAATCAGGATTTAGAAAAAGAAGCACAAAACAAAGATTTAGAAGAGATTGCCAGCTGGTTATTAGAGTTGGCATGGCAACCAATAAAGTTGCTATGGGAATGTTAgtattaaaaaagaaaaggagCTCTCAGTCCAACCAAGTTAGTTATGTAACCAGTAGGAATGTAGCAAATGTAGAAATACCATTAAGATAATGcctatattatatactgtatttacataaccacacacacacacacacacacacacacacacacacacacacacacacacacacacacacacacacacacacatatatatatgtatatgtatgtatatatgtatgtgtatgtatatatatgttatgtgtatgtatatatacatacatacatatatatatgtatgtatatatatatgtatgtatatatgtgtataaactatatgtgtgtgtatacatacacacacttatgtttataaatacatgtatataagtaCATCTATACgtctatatatttgtgtgtatacatatactgtatatatgtgtatgtatatatgtgtatatatgtatatatgtgtatatatgtacatttatgtatgtatgtgtgtatatatatgtatgtatatatatgtatgtatgcatatatatgtatgtatgtatatatatatatatatatatatatatatatatatatatatatatatatatatatatatgtatgtatgcatgtatgtatatatcaggggcgctcacactttttctgcgggtgagctacttttcaattgaccaagtcgaggagatctacctcattcctatttataatttatatttatttatttatgaaagagacatttttggtaacaagttaatggtgtttaatgataaataatacaagcatgtttaacacacatagattcctttctttcatgaagacaagaatataagttggtgtatttgattctgatgacttgcattgattggaattagacagtggtgctgataacgtccgcattttcaaatggaggaaaaaaaaagtcctcctttctgtccaataccacatgaaagtggttggatttggcatctcatttgtccaacttgcatactcatttttaaacactttgtcatgagagtagcatatgtgtgtggccctttaatgtctggcagcaggtgagtgacgtcagtgagtgtgcgggtgggcaagcaagtgagaaagcggtcgctgagggcgggggagaaatacattggcatcaaactccgtagcttgctagcttgtgcacgctagctttctgagactcttattttgttagcacaggcaggatgaaatacgtcttttatggtgaagacaggaactgtgcagtcggtctttagagttttgacagtaggtacggagtctctagaaataaaatgtgtttctctgcgtccgccctgttagtgatttttttcttaaatacgagcttgcagcagccagcgtcatctcacaagatcctcgggtgccgagaatgtcaaacaactgacgaaagtgaagtcttggtatgattgatgattgctcatttttatgtatattttttaatgcctggcttgagatcgactgacacaccctccgagatcgaccagtcgatcgcgatcgacgtaatgcccacccctggtatatatatatgtatgtatatatgtatatatatatgtatatacatatgtatatatatatatatatatatatatatatatatatatatatatatatatatatatatatatatccatccatccatccattttctaccgcttatttcctttcggggtcgcgggggcgctggcgcctatctcagctaca
Proteins encoded:
- the LOC133561907 gene encoding gamma-aminobutyric acid type B receptor subunit 1-like, translated to MRWRLAANSKRTRGGAMQAAPLFLLLLAALPSLVVPIHNSSAKGCAIIRPPRDGGIRYRGLTQEQIRSVDFLPVDYEIEYICRGNRVILGPKVRKCLPNRTWTDISQHSRCLLLCPRVWTSLENGQVTAKPPGQPVEGTVLHYRCHGGFILEGRNVSHCTKLGKWDAPKPICLYDKNDTGKTLCLVILLYFIIVQHAVQ